The genomic DNA GCGTGCGCAGCACGAATTCCTTCTGGCGATCCATGTCCGCAGCGTAGGCAGCAGCTGTTAAATCCGTGTTACCAAGTGGACTCTGTTCGGCATGTTTCGCTGGTGAGACGCTCAGGTCAGCACCGCAATCCCGCCGCCGGCAGCACGGACTGCGTCAGGAACGCCACCACGGCCGTGTCGACACACCGGTCGCCGTTGAACACGACGGTGTGCTGGGTGCCCTCGTAGCTGATGAGTGAGGCGCCCAGTTCGCGCGCCAGGTTCACCCCGGCTTGATACGGCGTGGCCGGGTCGTGCGTGGTGGAGACGACGACGACCTTGCCCGGGCCGGGCGACGCCGGTGCGTGCGGACGGGACGTCGCGGGCACCGGCCACATGGCGCAGACGTCGCGCGGCGCGTAGCCGGTGTACTGGCCGTAGCTCATGAACGGCGCCAGCTGACGCGCGCGCTGGTCGGCGGCCGCCCAGGTCGCGGGATCGGTCGGGAACGGCGCGTCGACGCACCGGATCGCGGTGAACGCGTCCTGCAGGGGCGCGTAGCGTCCGTTCTGATCACGGTGCTGGTAATCGTCGGCCAGCAGCAGCAGATCACCGGCGTCGCCGCCGCGCTGCAGTCCGAGCAGCCCGCTGGTCAGGAACTTCCAGTACTTCTTCGTATAGAGCGCGTTGATGGTGCCGGTGATCGCGTCGGAGTAGCTCAGGCCCCGCGGATCGGACGTCAGACCCGGACGCACGGCGAGCGGATTGACCAACTGCTGGTACCGCGCCACGAACTGCGTCGGGTCGGTCCCCAACGGGCAGCCGACCGACTGTGCGCAGTCCGCCGCATAGTCGTTGAAAGCCGTTTGGAATCCCGCCAATTGGAGCAGGTTCTCGGTGACCGGATCGGCGTTGGGGTCGACGGCGCCGTCGAGCACCATGGCGCGCACCCGGTCGGGGAACCGTTCGGCATAGGCCGCACCGAGCTCGGTGCCGTAGGAGAAGCCGAGATAGTTGATCTGCGACTCCCCGAGCGCGGCCCGCACCACGTCCATATCCCTTGCCGCCGAGGCGGTTCCGACGTTGGCCAGGAAGCTGCTGCCCATCTGTTCCAGGCAGTCCTGCGCCGTGCGGCGGCTGACGGCTTCGATGTGCGCCACGCCGGCCGGGCTGTAGTCGACCATCGGGTCGCGGCGGTTCGCATCGAATTCGGCGTCGCTGCGGCACCGCAACTGCGGCGTCGAATGCCCCACGCCACGCGGATCGAAGCCGACGAGATCGAAGCTGCGGCCGATCTCGGTGTCGGACAGGACGGCGCCCATGCCCGCGACGGTGTTGACGGCCGACGCGCCCGGACCACCGGGGTTGACGAGCAGCACGCCGAGGCGCTGGCCCGAGGCCGGGACCCGGATGACGGCCAGTTTCGCTTGCGGCCCTTGCGGATCCGCGTAGTCGACGGGGACGCTGATGTTGGCGCACCGCGCCGTCGGCAGGTCCGTGGTGTCACCGATGAAGGGTTCGCAGCCACCCCAGACCGGTGCCTGTTCGTAGTAGGACTGCAGAGATTCAGGAGCCGCGTGCGCGGCCGATCCCGGTGCGGCGCTGATGGCCACCAGCAATCCGACGACCCCTACCGCACACCGTCGTCCTCGACTGCCCGCCCGCCACATGGCACACATGGTCGCACGGCGCACAGCCGAGCCGAAGCCTGGTTCCGGAGGGAGACAACCCGGCAATCAGACGGTGACCGAACGGTTATCGTGTGACAGCACTCAGCATTTCGCGCCGGCCTCGGGCACGACCCCGTTGACCAGATAGCCGGCAGCGTGATCGTCGACGCAGCTGTTGCCCTGGAACACCACGGTGTGCTGGGTGCCGTCGAACGTCAGCAGACTGCCACCGAGTTCCTTGGCCAGGTCCACGCCGGCCTGGTACGGCGTGGCCGGGTCGTGCACCGTCGACACCACCAGCGTCGGCGCCAGGCCCTTGACCGAAATCTCGTGCGGCTTGGACGTCGGCGGCACCGGCCAGAACGCGCAGGTGCCCAGCGGGGCGTCGCCGGTGAACTGGCCGTAGCTCATGAACGGCGCCACCTCACGGGTGCGCTTGTCCTCGGCAATGACCTTGGCGCGGTCGGTGATCGGCGGCTCGTCGACACAGTTGACGGCCACCCGGGCGTCGGTCGAGTTGTCGTAGTGGCCGTCGGGGTCGCGGCCCATGTAGGCGTCGGCGAGCCGCAGCATGATGTCGCCGTGCCCTCCCGCGAGCTCGGTCAGCCCGGCGGTGAGGTCCTTCCACATGGCCGGCGAGTACAGCGGCAGGATGGTGCCGACCAACGCGTCGCTGTAGCTCAGACCGCGCGGATCCTTTGTGGCAGCGGGCTTCTGGACCAGCGGGTCGACCAGGCTGTGGTAGACGTCGTTGACCTTGGCCGGGTCGGTGCCCAGCGGGCAGTCGGGGCTGGTCGCGCAGTCGGCGGCGTAGTTGTTGAACGCGGTCTGGAACGCGGCGGCCTGGTTGATGTCGGCTTCGATCGGATCGGCGTTGGGGTCGACGGCCCCGTCGAGGATCATCGAGCGCACCTTGTCCGGGTAGTCCTCGGCGTATTGGGCGCCGATCCGGGTGCCGTACGAGTAACCGAGGTAGGTCAGCTTGTCGTCGCCGAGGGCGGCCCGGATGGCATCCAAATCCTTGGCGACGTTGGCGGTTCCGACGTTCTCGAGGAACTCCTTGCCCATCTTGTCGACGCAGCGCTGCACGAACGCCTTGGTCTCGGATTCGATGTGCGCGACACCGGCCGGCGAGTAGTCGACCTGCGGGTCGGCGCGCTGCCGGTCGTTGTCGGCGTCGGAGTTGCACCACACGGCGGGCTTGGAGGACCCGACGCCGCGGGGGTCGAAGCCGACGAGGTCGAAGCGCTGCCGGACCGAGTCGGGAATGTTGTTGAGCAACGACACCGCGGCGCTGACGCCGGACTCCCCGGGACCGCCGGGGTTGATCACGAGCGAACCGATCTTGTCGCCGGTCGCCTTGATCCGCAGCAACGCCAGCTGGGCGACGTCGCCGTCGGGCTTGCTGTAGTCGACGGGCACCGACAGCATCGCGCACTCGGCGCCCTTGGGGATGCGCGACTGCGAGTC from Mycolicibacterium phocaicum includes the following:
- a CDS encoding alpha/beta hydrolase, which encodes MNLRRGSLAAAMVLVLATGCSQVIDGRATRAVPKPGAPLQWSPCQTTSPDSQSRIPKGAECAMLSVPVDYSKPDGDVAQLALLRIKATGDKIGSLVINPGGPGESGVSAAVSLLNNIPDSVRQRFDLVGFDPRGVGSSKPAVWCNSDADNDRQRADPQVDYSPAGVAHIESETKAFVQRCVDKMGKEFLENVGTANVAKDLDAIRAALGDDKLTYLGYSYGTRIGAQYAEDYPDKVRSMILDGAVDPNADPIEADINQAAAFQTAFNNYAADCATSPDCPLGTDPAKVNDVYHSLVDPLVQKPAATKDPRGLSYSDALVGTILPLYSPAMWKDLTAGLTELAGGHGDIMLRLADAYMGRDPDGHYDNSTDARVAVNCVDEPPITDRAKVIAEDKRTREVAPFMSYGQFTGDAPLGTCAFWPVPPTSKPHEISVKGLAPTLVVSTVHDPATPYQAGVDLAKELGGSLLTFDGTQHTVVFQGNSCVDDHAAGYLVNGVVPEAGAKC
- a CDS encoding alpha/beta hydrolase — protein: MCAMWRAGSRGRRCAVGVVGLLVAISAAPGSAAHAAPESLQSYYEQAPVWGGCEPFIGDTTDLPTARCANISVPVDYADPQGPQAKLAVIRVPASGQRLGVLLVNPGGPGASAVNTVAGMGAVLSDTEIGRSFDLVGFDPRGVGHSTPQLRCRSDAEFDANRRDPMVDYSPAGVAHIEAVSRRTAQDCLEQMGSSFLANVGTASAARDMDVVRAALGESQINYLGFSYGTELGAAYAERFPDRVRAMVLDGAVDPNADPVTENLLQLAGFQTAFNDYAADCAQSVGCPLGTDPTQFVARYQQLVNPLAVRPGLTSDPRGLSYSDAITGTINALYTKKYWKFLTSGLLGLQRGGDAGDLLLLADDYQHRDQNGRYAPLQDAFTAIRCVDAPFPTDPATWAAADQRARQLAPFMSYGQYTGYAPRDVCAMWPVPATSRPHAPASPGPGKVVVVSTTHDPATPYQAGVNLARELGASLISYEGTQHTVVFNGDRCVDTAVVAFLTQSVLPAAGLRC